In one Lolium rigidum isolate FL_2022 chromosome 3, APGP_CSIRO_Lrig_0.1, whole genome shotgun sequence genomic region, the following are encoded:
- the LOC124696795 gene encoding 4-coumarate--CoA ligase-like 7 gives MSTGDDVDPRTGYCATTRSFHSLRPPPAMLPPPDVPLTFPAFALSLLPSPLPAHPALVDAATGEAVSYPAFLSQARALVGALRSRQVLPPLGRGDVAFVLAPARLDVPVLYFALLAAGVVVAPANPAHTAAEVARLVALSGASVAFAVSATAAKLPAALPVVLLDSPRFRSLLDDRSSGEPLLDAGVRQSETAAIQFSSGTTGRVKAAALPHRCFIAMVAGYHAQHLQSGKARETTLMGAPMFHSMGFCFVLKGLALGFTTVLVTEAVARAGLKGILGAAERWRVTEMLAAPPVVSGMTRLSSCHLASLGRVICGGAPLPGSVAERFRRQLPHVDLCMGYGSTEGGGISIMVHRDECSHVGSAGRISSNVEVKIVDIVTGEPLSVGQKGELRLRGPSIMTGYVGDDEANAAAFDSDGWLKTGDLCYIDQDGFVFVVDRLKELIKYKAYQVPPAELELVLQSLPEIVDAAVMPYPHEEAGQIPMALVVRQPGSKVTEAQVMEHVAKQVAPYKKIRKVVFVDSIPKSPAGKILRRQLTSYLQSCPAARL, from the exons ATGTCCACCGGAGACGACGTCGACCCCCGCACCGGCTACTGCGCCACCACCAGGTCCTTCCACAGCCTCCGACCGCCGCCGGCCATGCTGCCGCCGCCGGACGTCCCGCTCACCTTCCCGGCCTTCGCGCTGTCCCTCCTTCCCTCCCCGCTCCCGGCCCACCCGGCGCTCGTCGACGCCGCCACCGGCGAGGCCGTCTCCTACCCGGCCTTCCTCTCCCAGGCGCGCGCGCTCGTCGGCGCCCTCCGCTCGCGCCAAGTACTACCCCCGCTCGGCCGCGGCGACGTGGCCTTCGTCCTCGCCCCCGCGCGCCTCGACGTGCCGGTCCTCTACTTCgcgctcctcgccgccggcgTCGTCGTGGCGCCGGCCAACCCGGCCCACACCGCCGCCGAGGTggcccgcctcgtcgccctctccgGCGCCTCCGTCGCCTTCGCcgtctccgccaccgccgccaagctcCCCGCCGCCCTCCCTGTCGTCCTCCTCGACTCCCCGCGCTTCCGCTCCCTCCTCGACGACCGATCATCAGGGGAGCCGCTCCTCGACGCGGGGGTGCGGCAGTCGGAGACGGCGGCGATCCAGTTCTCCTCGGGCACGACGGGGCGGgtgaaggcggcggcgctgccgcaCCGGTGCTTCATCGCGATGGTCGCGGGGTACCACGCGCAGCACCTTCAGTCAGGCAAGGCCCGCGAGACGACGCTGATGGGCGCCCCCATGTTCCACTCCATGGGGTTCTGCTTCGTGCTCAAGGGGCTGGCGCTGGGGTTCACCACGGTGCTGGTGACggaggcggtggcgcgggcgGGGCTGAAGGGAATCCTAGGCGCGGCGGAGCGGTGGCGGGTCACGGAGATGCTGgcggcgccgcccgtggtgtcggGGATGACGAGGCTCAGCAGCTGCCACCTGGCGAGCCTGGGGCGGGTGATCTGCGGCGGCGCGCCCCTGCCGGGATCGGTGGCGGAGCGGTTCCGGCGGCAGCTCCCGCACGTGGACCTGTGCATG GGTTATGGCTCAACAGAGGGTGGGGGCATATCAATTATGGTCCACCGGGACGAATGCTCCCACGTAGGCTCCGCCGGCCGGATTTCCAGTAACGTCGAGGTGAAGATCGTCGACATCGTCACCGGCGAGCCCTTGTCAGTTGGGCAGAAAGGGGAGCTGCGCTTGAGAGGCCCTTCCATCATGACAG GTTATGTCGGCGACGACGAGGCGAACGCGGCCGCCTTCGATTCGGATGGCTGGCTGAAGACCGGTGACCTTTGCTACATAGACCAGGATGGGTTTGTGTTCGTGGTAGATAGGCTCAAGGAGCTGATCAAGTACAAGGCCTATCAG GTTCCGCCTGCAGAGCTGGAGCTTGTGCTGCAATCGCTGCCAGAGATTGTTGATGCTGCAGTTATGCC GTATCCTCACGAAGAGGCGGGGCAGATACCGATGGCGCTGGTGGTGAGGCAACCGGGGAGCAAGGTCACGGAGGCGCAAGTCATGGAGCACGTCGCGAAGCAGGTGGCGCCGTACAAGAAGATCCGCAAGGTGGTCTTCGTCGACTCCATTCCCAAATCGCCGGCCGGGAAGATCTTGAGAAGGCAGCTAACAAGCTATCTGCAGTCGTGTCCCGCGGCCAGACTGTGA